A single window of Salvia splendens isolate huo1 chromosome 8, SspV2, whole genome shotgun sequence DNA harbors:
- the LOC121743041 gene encoding chalcone isomerase-like protein 2 — protein MGSNDAVMVDEVSFPAQISITKPLPLVAHGITDIEIHFLQIKFTAIGVYIDPEIGAHLQKWKGKSPADLAEDDDFFDALVSAPVEKLVRVVVIKEIKGSQYGVQLENSVRDRLSEEDKFEEEEEEALEQVVHFFQSKYFNHHSVITFYFPPTAAQTVEIVFTTDGNEESKMEVKNANVAEMIQKWYLGGSRGVSPTTVTSLAAALSAELSK, from the exons A TGGGTAGTAATGATGCTGTGATGGTGGATGAAGTTTCATTTCCTGCACAAATATCCATCACCAAGCCATTGCCTTTAGTGGCTCATG GAATTACGGACATTGAGATACACTTCCTACAGATAAAGTTTACAGCAATTGGAGTTTACATTGACCCAGAAATTGGGGCCCACCTCCAAAAATGGAAAGGCAAGTCACCCGCCGACTTAGCCGAAGACGATGACTTCTTCGACGCCCTAGTTTCCG CTCCGGTGGAGAAATTAGTGCGTGTGGTTGTGATTAAGGAGATAAAAGGGTCACAATACGGAGTGCAGTTGGAGAATTCTGTTAGGGACCGTTTGTCTGAAGAGGATAAGttcgaggaagaagaggaagaagcttTGGAGCAAGTTGTTCATTTCTTCCAATCTAAATATTTCAATCACCATTCAGTTATAACATTTTATTTCCCACCTACTGCCGCTCAAACTGTTGAG ATTGTATTTACAACGGATGGAAATGAAGAGTCGAAGATGGAGGTGAAGAACGCAAACGTGGCGGAGATGATACAGAAATGGTACTTGGGTGGAAGCCGCGGAGTGTCTCCGACCACCGTCACCTCCTTGGCCGCGGCTCTCTCCGCCGAGTTATCCAAATGA